From Enterococcus mediterraneensis, the proteins below share one genomic window:
- the treP gene encoding PTS system trehalose-specific EIIBC component, translated as MGKYHEDAEKLLEYVGGKENIAAVTHCATRMRFVLNDPKKADEKSIEDISSVKGMFTNAGQFQVIIGNDVPTFFNDFKEVSGIEGVSKEQSKTAAKQNQNPIQRAITVLAEIFTPIIPAIIVGGLILGFRNVLEGIDFGNGTIVSQSVFWNGVNDFLWLPGEAIFHFLPVGITWSVTRKMGTTQILGIILGITLVSPQLLNAYAVPGTAAADIPFWDFGFAHIDKIGYQAQVIPAMLAGFMLAYLEIFFRKHIPEAVSMIFVPLFALLPTILAAHVVLGPFGWWLGSGISYIVNTGLTSTFSWLFSAVFGFLYAPLVITGLHHMTNAIDMQLIADFGSTNLWPMIALSNIAQGSAVLAIIFLHRGNEKEEQISIPATISCYLGVTEPAMFGINLKYVYPFVAAMIGSGVASMFSNLMGVRANAIGVGGLPGILAINSTLGGGWLAFVIAMAIAVVVPFILTVVFRRQGIFNKIDLVDAPADNLAVEGLATAGVSVGDIGVESVATATPDLVTEEALFAPADGEVVAIGQVADPVFSQKMMGDGFAVRPTTSKIYSPVNGKVTSIFETKHAIGILTNTGAEVLVHMGLDTVELKGTPFDVKVQEGQDVTPKTLLAVMDLNAIKAAGKQTDVLTVITNAEKVSSLTLAKTGTIHAGENVGKAEML; from the coding sequence ATGGGTAAGTATCACGAAGATGCTGAGAAGCTTCTGGAATATGTAGGCGGGAAAGAAAATATCGCTGCAGTGACTCATTGTGCCACTAGGATGCGCTTTGTATTGAATGACCCGAAAAAAGCCGATGAAAAATCCATTGAGGATATTTCCAGCGTAAAAGGGATGTTTACAAACGCCGGTCAATTCCAAGTTATCATCGGAAATGATGTACCGACCTTTTTCAATGATTTTAAAGAGGTATCGGGGATCGAAGGGGTTTCCAAAGAACAAAGCAAGACTGCTGCAAAGCAAAATCAAAATCCGATTCAGCGAGCTATCACTGTTTTAGCAGAGATTTTTACACCGATCATTCCAGCGATCATCGTTGGGGGGCTGATTTTAGGTTTCCGGAATGTTTTGGAAGGAATTGATTTTGGTAATGGTACGATCGTCTCTCAATCGGTTTTTTGGAACGGCGTCAATGATTTTCTGTGGCTGCCTGGTGAAGCGATTTTCCACTTCTTGCCAGTTGGTATTACATGGAGTGTTACTCGTAAAATGGGAACCACTCAGATTTTAGGTATTATTCTAGGGATTACGTTAGTTTCTCCGCAATTATTGAATGCGTATGCCGTACCAGGTACCGCAGCTGCAGATATTCCGTTTTGGGATTTCGGGTTTGCGCATATCGACAAGATCGGTTATCAAGCGCAAGTCATTCCAGCGATGTTGGCCGGATTTATGTTGGCTTATCTTGAAATTTTCTTCCGAAAACATATCCCGGAAGCAGTTTCCATGATTTTTGTTCCGCTATTTGCATTATTGCCAACGATTTTAGCCGCTCACGTAGTTTTAGGGCCATTTGGCTGGTGGTTGGGCAGCGGTATTTCTTATATCGTCAATACTGGCCTAACATCTACTTTCAGCTGGCTGTTCAGTGCTGTTTTTGGATTCTTATATGCACCGCTGGTTATTACCGGACTGCATCACATGACCAATGCCATCGACATGCAGCTGATCGCCGATTTTGGTTCGACGAATCTATGGCCAATGATCGCATTATCAAATATCGCGCAAGGTTCTGCCGTTTTAGCGATTATCTTCTTGCATCGCGGCAATGAAAAAGAAGAACAAATCTCGATACCAGCAACGATTTCTTGTTACTTAGGTGTAACAGAACCAGCGATGTTCGGGATCAACTTGAAATATGTTTATCCATTTGTTGCAGCGATGATCGGTTCCGGGGTAGCTAGTATGTTCAGCAACCTGATGGGTGTTCGTGCCAATGCTATCGGTGTCGGCGGCTTGCCTGGGATCTTAGCAATCAATTCTACATTAGGCGGCGGCTGGTTGGCGTTTGTTATTGCCATGGCGATCGCAGTGGTAGTGCCATTTATCTTGACAGTGGTCTTTCGCCGTCAAGGAATCTTCAATAAGATCGATCTTGTGGATGCACCGGCTGATAACTTAGCAGTGGAAGGTTTAGCAACAGCAGGTGTCAGCGTTGGTGATATCGGAGTTGAATCTGTGGCGACCGCAACACCGGATCTAGTCACTGAAGAAGCATTGTTTGCACCAGCAGACGGGGAAGTTGTAGCAATCGGACAAGTCGCTGATCCTGTCTTTTCACAAAAAATGATGGGTGACGGTTTCGCAGTTCGTCCAACGACCAGCAAGATCTATTCACCGGTCAACGGGAAAGTCACAAGTATTTTTGAAACAAAACACGCTATTGGTATTTTGACTAATACAGGTGCAGAAGTCTTGGTTCATATGGGCTTGGATACGGTTGAATTAAAAGGAACGCCTTTTGATGTGAAAGTCCAAGAAGGTCAAGATGTGACACCGAAGACTCTGTTGGCAGTGATGGATCTGAATGCTATCAAAGCAGCCGGCAAACAGACAGATGTTCTGACAGTCATCACGAATGCTGAAAAAGTATCAAGTTTGACACTGGCTAAAACAGGAACGATCCATGCTGGTGAGAACGTAGGAAAAGCAGAGATGTTGTAA
- a CDS encoding glycoside hydrolase family 65 protein — protein sequence MTLLFITYKNTYWQTLFAEEEQDFSTFSEVLSYAEELKQQGLSGGILASKEILIPTAAGKADAAQTLTETLNLPFVYGNTASFSEKAAEIPWLLTYHGYLPGKDEYSVESLLTVGNGFLGLRGTTPEMEIAEENYPATYLAGLYNTAASEVSGQTIYNEDFVNAPNLQKIYLIVDGEKIDIAANQVLSMKRQLDLRTGLFQSWVTIQLESGKRIAVQTKKSASMENVHQYSILYRFSPLNFSGEITLVSEADGSVFNSNVARYRSLTAHHLTITKKIAEKQRIFLEAVTKQSQITIRQSAELFSDSLDLEQIVTAETAEKATQHLSLAAEENQWYEVEKTVDVQLIHQPQNTKAETYSWPVLPRFNELYTESSNAWQELWQKAGITVEGDLMSQKMLNLHTYHLLTSASPNGNHELDASVTARGLHGEAYRGHIFWDELFILPFYIIHFPETARQLLLYRYQRLTKAKEAAQEAGYQGAMFPWQSGLDGSEQSQKLHLNPISGEWKEDHSRLQRHVSLAVAYNVWQYWHNTGDIDFMKKYGIEMLLEIAHFWQSAAMWDEEDQRYSISGVMGPDEFHEGYPNADKGGLKNNAYTNMMVVWLFEEITKLAEILPEEDFQQAQNKTGVDDELLADMLKIRKQLALSIDEDGIIAQFDGYFDLAEIDWDHYKETYGNIYRMDRILNAEGRSADDYKVAKQADSLMIFYNFSKAQVAEILDDLGYQLPKDYVEKNLHYYLQRTSHGSTLSRVVHAQLAAMVDDQQLAWQLYQEALYSDYRDIQGGTTAEGIHAGVMAATLFIPLTTFAGLDIRQEHVHFQPKMPEAWQKISFSMTIRGVAYQVAVSHDELEICANREIMITVAEKSVTLKANEPQTIYYKELLV from the coding sequence ATGACACTTTTATTTATCACTTATAAGAACACTTATTGGCAGACGCTGTTTGCCGAAGAAGAACAGGATTTTTCTACTTTTTCTGAGGTATTGAGCTATGCAGAAGAATTGAAGCAACAAGGACTATCCGGCGGTATCCTTGCCTCAAAGGAGATCTTGATACCGACAGCGGCTGGTAAAGCTGATGCCGCGCAAACACTGACAGAAACATTGAATCTGCCTTTTGTTTACGGTAATACAGCAAGTTTTTCAGAAAAAGCCGCTGAGATTCCTTGGCTTTTGACTTATCATGGCTACCTGCCTGGAAAAGACGAGTATTCTGTAGAATCTCTGCTGACTGTCGGAAATGGATTTCTCGGTCTTCGAGGCACTACACCGGAAATGGAAATCGCGGAAGAAAATTATCCAGCCACCTATCTGGCAGGTCTTTATAATACCGCGGCGTCAGAAGTTTCCGGCCAAACCATCTACAATGAAGATTTCGTCAATGCGCCGAACCTGCAGAAAATCTATCTGATCGTTGACGGTGAGAAAATCGATATCGCCGCAAATCAAGTTCTTTCTATGAAACGGCAATTGGATCTGCGTACCGGTTTGTTCCAATCTTGGGTGACGATCCAATTGGAAAGCGGCAAACGAATTGCTGTCCAAACGAAAAAAAGCGCCAGCATGGAAAACGTCCACCAATATAGCATCCTTTATCGTTTTTCACCGCTGAATTTCTCTGGAGAAATCACTCTTGTTTCCGAAGCTGACGGCAGTGTATTCAATTCAAATGTGGCTCGTTACCGCAGTTTGACTGCCCATCATTTGACTATCACAAAAAAAATCGCAGAAAAACAGCGTATCTTCTTGGAAGCTGTGACGAAACAATCTCAAATCACTATCCGACAAAGCGCTGAGCTTTTCAGCGATTCGCTGGATCTGGAACAGATAGTGACTGCTGAAACAGCAGAAAAGGCAACCCAACATTTGTCTTTGGCTGCTGAAGAAAACCAATGGTATGAAGTAGAAAAAACAGTGGATGTCCAACTTATTCACCAACCTCAAAATACAAAAGCAGAAACTTACAGTTGGCCGGTACTTCCTAGATTCAACGAACTTTACACCGAGTCTAGCAATGCGTGGCAAGAGCTTTGGCAAAAAGCCGGGATCACTGTCGAAGGGGATCTGATGTCGCAAAAAATGCTGAATCTCCACACCTATCACCTGCTGACTTCCGCTTCACCTAACGGCAATCATGAGCTGGACGCTTCTGTTACTGCCCGCGGACTGCATGGCGAAGCCTATCGGGGACATATTTTCTGGGATGAGTTGTTTATTCTGCCTTTTTACATCATCCATTTCCCCGAAACTGCCCGACAACTCCTGCTTTATCGCTATCAGCGGTTGACCAAAGCAAAAGAAGCGGCACAAGAAGCCGGTTATCAAGGCGCGATGTTCCCTTGGCAATCCGGTTTGGATGGATCGGAACAATCTCAAAAACTGCATTTAAATCCGATCAGCGGCGAATGGAAAGAAGATCACAGCCGCCTGCAGCGTCATGTCTCGTTGGCTGTTGCCTATAATGTTTGGCAGTATTGGCATAATACCGGTGACATCGACTTTATGAAAAAATATGGGATCGAGATGCTATTGGAGATCGCGCATTTTTGGCAAAGCGCGGCAATGTGGGATGAAGAAGATCAGCGCTATTCCATCAGCGGTGTCATGGGGCCGGACGAGTTCCACGAAGGCTATCCGAATGCTGATAAAGGCGGCTTGAAAAACAATGCCTACACCAATATGATGGTGGTCTGGCTTTTTGAAGAGATAACAAAATTAGCGGAGATCCTGCCGGAAGAAGATTTCCAACAGGCTCAAAACAAGACCGGTGTAGATGATGAGTTATTAGCCGACATGCTGAAGATAAGAAAACAATTGGCATTATCCATCGATGAGGATGGGATCATCGCCCAGTTCGACGGCTATTTCGATCTGGCGGAGATCGATTGGGATCACTATAAAGAAACTTACGGCAATATCTACCGAATGGATCGCATCTTGAATGCAGAAGGCCGTTCCGCAGATGACTACAAGGTCGCTAAACAAGCGGACAGTTTGATGATTTTTTATAACTTCTCCAAAGCGCAAGTCGCGGAGATCTTAGATGATTTAGGGTATCAGCTGCCAAAAGATTACGTGGAAAAAAATCTCCACTACTATCTACAGCGGACCAGTCATGGCTCGACGTTATCTCGTGTCGTCCATGCGCAACTAGCCGCAATGGTGGACGATCAACAGTTGGCTTGGCAGCTTTATCAAGAAGCTTTGTATTCCGATTATCGCGATATCCAAGGAGGAACCACAGCCGAAGGAATCCATGCCGGCGTGATGGCAGCGACTCTTTTTATCCCGCTGACTACTTTTGCAGGTTTAGATATTCGACAAGAACACGTTCATTTTCAGCCAAAAATGCCGGAAGCATGGCAAAAAATCAGTTTCTCTATGACGATCCGCGGAGTCGCTTATCAAGTAGCTGTTTCTCATGATGAATTAGAAATCTGCGCAAATCGTGAAATTATGATAACGGTTGCTGAAAAATCTGTTACACTAAAAGCAAACGAACCACAAACCATTTACTATAAGGAGCTACTCGTATGA
- the pgmB gene encoding beta-phosphoglucomutase, whose protein sequence is MKKGFIFDLDGVITDTAKFHFIAWRDLAAEIGIEVDLKFNEQLKGISRMDSLERILAYGNRANDFTTEEKEALAAKKNTHYVELLQSLSPADLLPGVKEFLDDARQQNIPCAIASASKNAPFILKKLEVADLFDGIVDPATLHKGKPDPEIFVKAAELLNIQPEEAIGFEDAQAGIDGIKACGMFAVGVLSDEPLHGADLTVKRLDELNVAELVQL, encoded by the coding sequence ATGAAAAAAGGATTTATTTTTGATTTAGACGGAGTTATTACAGATACTGCTAAATTTCATTTTATCGCGTGGCGGGATCTGGCCGCAGAGATTGGGATCGAAGTTGACTTAAAATTCAATGAACAATTAAAAGGCATCAGCCGGATGGATTCATTAGAACGCATTTTGGCTTATGGAAATAGAGCAAATGACTTCACGACAGAAGAAAAAGAAGCGTTAGCTGCCAAAAAGAATACTCATTACGTAGAACTCTTGCAATCATTGTCTCCTGCCGATCTGTTACCTGGTGTCAAAGAATTTTTGGATGACGCACGGCAACAAAATATCCCTTGCGCTATCGCCTCGGCTTCCAAAAATGCGCCATTCATTTTGAAAAAATTGGAAGTCGCTGATTTGTTCGACGGGATCGTGGATCCGGCAACGTTACACAAAGGCAAACCCGATCCGGAGATCTTCGTCAAAGCGGCAGAATTATTGAACATCCAGCCGGAAGAAGCGATCGGTTTTGAAGATGCGCAAGCCGGGATCGATGGAATCAAAGCTTGCGGGATGTTTGCGGTAGGTGTTTTAAGTGACGAACCGCTTCATGGCGCAGATCTGACTGTCAAACGTCTGGATGAATTGAATGTCGCAGAATTGGTCCAATTATAA
- the treR gene encoding trehalose operon repressor, whose protein sequence is MNKFKEIFLDLEQKILAQEYPPQTLLPSESQLIKIYGVSRETVRKALNLLRNAGYIQKKQGKGSIVLDLNRFDFPISGLTSFKELQETQHIRNETTVVEIKKIAVSPKLSQNTDWPVASEAWKLVRQRKIDDEVVILDIDYLDARIIEELPEKKAQDSIYQYFENDLGLEIAYAQKEVTVEPVTKEIRDLMDLLPDDQHVVVVRSLVYLEDTRCFEYTESIHRLDKFRFVDFARRRKV, encoded by the coding sequence ATGAATAAATTCAAAGAGATTTTTCTTGATTTGGAACAAAAGATCTTAGCCCAGGAATACCCTCCCCAAACATTATTGCCCAGCGAAAGCCAGCTGATAAAAATCTATGGCGTTTCACGTGAAACAGTCAGAAAAGCTCTGAATCTGCTGCGCAATGCCGGCTATATCCAAAAGAAACAAGGCAAAGGCTCTATCGTTTTGGATCTAAATCGTTTTGACTTTCCGATCTCTGGACTGACGAGCTTTAAAGAGTTGCAAGAAACACAGCATATCCGAAATGAGACCACCGTGGTAGAGATCAAAAAAATCGCGGTTTCACCAAAATTAAGCCAAAACACCGACTGGCCGGTAGCTTCCGAAGCTTGGAAATTGGTCCGTCAGCGAAAGATCGACGATGAAGTGGTGATTTTGGACATCGACTACCTGGATGCTCGGATTATTGAAGAACTTCCTGAAAAAAAAGCCCAAGATTCCATTTATCAGTATTTTGAAAATGATTTGGGCTTGGAGATCGCATATGCGCAAAAAGAAGTCACCGTAGAACCGGTGACAAAAGAGATCCGCGATCTGATGGATCTTCTGCCAGACGATCAGCATGTGGTGGTGGTCCGCAGTCTTGTCTATCTGGAAGATACTCGTTGTTTTGAATACACCGAGTCGATCCACCGATTAGATAAATTCCGTTTCGTAGATTTTGCCCGGCGGCGTAAGGTCTAA
- the mprF gene encoding bifunctional lysylphosphatidylglycerol flippase/synthetase MprF, translating to MRKFTQQCIQWVKAHSFLLRLLFFGSILIFVSIQVANIAHGMSWEDVFSTMKEQNTSTLVWMALIGLLGILPMLGYDWIAIQTLEAAGKPKMPRKEWLIAAWTTNTINNLAGFGGIIGASLRANFYGKGMDRKKILATVSKIALFMLSGLSLLALMLLVTLFIFQGDTFYRSYWIWLAAGSLYTPFLVIFSYLRRKKLFAELFPKKVFILISTSFFQWLAALAVFLSIGYLMDLQVSLNHVAPMFLIATLIGMLTMVPGGMGTFDVLMILGMSQIGLAQDQTVVWLLYYRLFYYLVPFLSGLVLFLTQTSVKLNRFFDNLPRIFLQRIAHNIVVLAVYFAGIMMVLLSTVTNLSNISRFFEFILPFSFNFLDQSLNLLVGFLLIGLARALFAKVRRAYFPTILLLLFGIINTISQTRSLRLMVVYCLILAIVWLARHEFYREKFVYSWGALLFDGCLFGCLFIVYAVAGYHSGQWWNNQILGEHFFLFPSEDIWFSGLVGLAVSLMTLLALYRYLTTTEKELGTEWDENRFLTLLSRYGGTRSSHRLRLPGYQYFYYQKEGQDELVFGYQIKGNRCFVLGRPIGNERLWEEATLAFIKEADLLGYQLAFYKISQRYAVLLHDLGFQFTKIGETGTVILRDNSFEQEACIKHFERQDYHFTYYQKLPEELFADVKEISEDWLKGNKEKYFGSGRFTREYLLKSGIGIVRKKQEIVGFITEQPIDRNWVSYDLLRIKEGEPAEISNYLVLKMLTEWQNQDYELADLGMAPFAHVGDSPFASIEERIMNVIYKYGTFYSFQMNVAGKQRYVEHWESSYFAYIKGGSFYLVSLQLLLLIGRGKNRGPTLVEDVMLDV from the coding sequence ATGAGAAAATTCACCCAGCAATGTATCCAATGGGTCAAAGCCCATAGTTTCCTCTTGCGCCTGCTCTTTTTTGGCTCGATTTTGATTTTCGTCAGTATCCAAGTAGCCAATATCGCTCACGGCATGAGTTGGGAAGATGTTTTTTCGACGATGAAAGAACAAAACACCAGTACATTGGTATGGATGGCACTGATCGGACTATTGGGCATCCTTCCGATGTTAGGCTATGATTGGATCGCTATTCAGACATTAGAAGCGGCGGGCAAACCCAAAATGCCTCGTAAAGAGTGGCTGATCGCTGCTTGGACTACTAATACCATCAATAATCTGGCAGGTTTCGGCGGGATCATCGGAGCCAGCTTGCGAGCTAACTTTTATGGTAAAGGGATGGATCGCAAAAAGATTTTAGCGACAGTCTCGAAAATCGCTCTTTTCATGCTTAGCGGGTTATCATTACTGGCCCTGATGTTATTGGTGACCTTATTTATATTCCAAGGAGATACCTTTTACCGCAGCTATTGGATCTGGCTGGCGGCAGGAAGTCTCTATACGCCGTTTCTAGTGATTTTCAGTTATTTGCGGCGTAAAAAATTATTTGCTGAATTGTTTCCTAAAAAAGTATTCATATTGATAAGCACCTCATTTTTTCAATGGCTGGCAGCTTTAGCGGTATTTTTAAGTATCGGTTATCTGATGGATCTGCAAGTTTCCCTGAATCATGTGGCGCCGATGTTTTTGATCGCGACATTGATCGGGATGCTGACGATGGTACCTGGCGGGATGGGGACATTCGATGTTCTAATGATCTTAGGAATGAGCCAGATCGGTTTAGCGCAAGATCAAACTGTTGTATGGCTGTTGTATTATCGTCTCTTTTATTATTTAGTCCCGTTTTTAAGCGGACTGGTTTTATTTTTGACTCAAACCAGCGTGAAACTGAACCGTTTTTTCGACAATCTGCCGCGGATCTTTTTACAGCGGATCGCTCATAATATCGTTGTCTTGGCAGTGTACTTTGCCGGTATCATGATGGTGTTGCTGTCGACTGTTACCAATCTATCCAATATCAGCCGTTTTTTTGAATTTATTCTGCCGTTTTCTTTTAACTTTTTGGATCAGTCATTGAACTTATTGGTAGGATTTTTACTGATCGGATTGGCACGGGCGCTTTTTGCTAAAGTCAGACGAGCATATTTTCCCACGATTTTGCTTTTGCTGTTTGGTATCATCAATACTATTTCTCAAACCCGCTCTTTGCGGCTGATGGTGGTTTATTGTTTGATCCTGGCCATCGTTTGGCTGGCGCGGCATGAATTCTATCGGGAAAAATTCGTTTATTCTTGGGGAGCGCTGTTGTTTGACGGCTGCTTGTTCGGCTGTTTGTTCATCGTTTACGCTGTCGCCGGCTATCATAGCGGGCAATGGTGGAACAATCAGATCTTAGGGGAACATTTCTTTTTGTTTCCTTCTGAAGATATCTGGTTCTCAGGTCTAGTGGGACTGGCGGTATCATTAATGACATTATTAGCGTTGTATCGCTATCTGACGACGACAGAAAAAGAGCTGGGTACAGAATGGGACGAGAACCGTTTCTTGACGCTTTTGTCCCGTTATGGCGGTACTCGTTCCAGCCATCGTTTGAGATTGCCGGGGTATCAATATTTCTATTACCAAAAAGAAGGGCAAGATGAACTGGTATTCGGCTATCAGATCAAAGGCAATCGTTGTTTTGTTTTGGGGCGTCCTATTGGTAATGAACGATTATGGGAAGAAGCGACATTGGCGTTTATCAAAGAAGCCGATCTGCTGGGGTATCAATTGGCGTTTTACAAGATCAGTCAACGTTACGCCGTCTTGCTGCATGATTTGGGATTCCAATTCACAAAAATCGGTGAGACAGGAACAGTCATCTTGCGGGATAATTCTTTTGAACAAGAAGCGTGCATCAAACATTTTGAACGTCAGGACTATCATTTTACCTATTATCAAAAATTACCGGAAGAATTGTTTGCTGATGTCAAAGAAATCTCGGAGGATTGGCTGAAAGGCAATAAAGAAAAATATTTCGGCAGCGGTCGTTTTACCAGAGAGTACTTGCTGAAAAGCGGTATCGGTATCGTTCGAAAAAAACAAGAGATTGTCGGATTTATTACTGAACAGCCTATCGATCGCAATTGGGTCTCTTATGATCTGTTACGGATCAAAGAGGGCGAACCGGCTGAGATCTCCAATTATCTAGTGTTGAAGATGCTGACAGAGTGGCAGAATCAAGACTATGAATTGGCTGATTTAGGCATGGCGCCCTTTGCCCATGTGGGAGACAGCCCTTTTGCTTCTATCGAAGAACGGATCATGAATGTCATTTACAAGTACGGTACTTTCTACAGCTTCCAAATGAATGTCGCCGGCAAACAGCGTTATGTGGAACATTGGGAAAGCAGTTATTTTGCTTATATCAAAGGAGGCAGTTTCTATCTGGTCTCCTTGCAGCTGCTGCTTTTGATCGGACGGGGGAAAAATCGCGGTCCGACATTGGTAGAAGATGTGATGCTGGATGTCTGA
- the rny gene encoding ribonuclease Y, producing the protein MGLTILLAIIGLIVGLGLGYFAAKSRHDREIDSAKNSATGILEGARKEAETLKKEALLEAKEENQKYRSEIESELKESRLELKSQENRLIQREQLLDRKDDSIEKREHSLEEKEEKLSAKQQLIDEREKEVEKLIDGQQQELERIAALSRDEAKEVIMKSTEEELNHELTIMVKESEQRAKEEADRKAKNLLSLAIQRCAADQVSETTVSVVTLPNDEMKGRIIGREGRNIRTLETLTGIDLIIDDTPEAVVLSGFDPIRREIARMTLEKLIQDGRIHPARIEEMVEKSRKEMDERIREYGEEAAFEVGAHTLHPDLIKILGRLHFRTSYGQNVLNHSLEVAKLSGVLAAELGEDIQLAKRAGLLHDIGKALDHEIEGSHVEIGAELAAKYKENATVVNAIASHHGDVEATSIISVLVAAADALSAARPGARSESLENYIRRLENLENISNSFAGVESSFAVQAGREVRVMVKPEEISDLEAVRLVRDIRKKIEDELDYPGHIKVTVIRETRATDYAK; encoded by the coding sequence ATGGGACTTACTATTCTCCTCGCTATCATCGGTTTAATTGTCGGCCTTGGATTAGGGTATTTCGCAGCAAAATCTCGTCACGATAGAGAGATTGACAGCGCTAAAAATTCAGCAACCGGAATTTTGGAAGGTGCTCGTAAAGAAGCGGAAACTCTGAAAAAAGAAGCATTGTTAGAAGCTAAGGAAGAAAATCAGAAATATCGGTCAGAAATTGAAAGTGAGTTGAAAGAAAGCAGACTTGAATTAAAATCCCAAGAAAATCGCTTGATTCAAAGAGAGCAATTGCTAGATCGCAAAGATGACTCTATTGAAAAGCGAGAGCACTCACTGGAAGAAAAAGAAGAAAAACTTAGTGCGAAACAACAATTAATTGACGAGCGAGAAAAAGAAGTTGAAAAATTGATCGACGGGCAACAGCAAGAGCTTGAACGAATCGCTGCATTGTCTCGAGATGAAGCAAAAGAAGTGATCATGAAGTCAACAGAAGAAGAATTGAATCACGAGTTGACCATCATGGTGAAAGAATCAGAACAGCGGGCAAAAGAAGAAGCTGACCGTAAAGCGAAAAATCTTTTGTCACTGGCTATTCAACGGTGCGCTGCCGATCAAGTGTCAGAGACGACGGTTTCAGTAGTCACTCTGCCAAATGATGAGATGAAAGGCCGCATCATCGGTCGCGAAGGTCGAAACATCCGCACATTGGAAACTTTGACAGGGATCGATCTGATCATTGATGATACGCCAGAAGCAGTCGTGTTGTCAGGCTTTGATCCGATCCGCCGCGAAATCGCTCGAATGACGTTGGAAAAATTGATCCAAGATGGCCGGATCCATCCAGCTCGTATTGAAGAAATGGTGGAAAAATCCCGGAAAGAAATGGATGAACGTATTCGTGAATACGGAGAGGAAGCGGCTTTCGAAGTTGGCGCTCATACCTTGCATCCTGATCTGATCAAGATTTTAGGACGTCTGCATTTCCGAACAAGTTACGGACAAAATGTGTTGAACCACTCATTGGAAGTGGCGAAACTCTCTGGTGTGTTAGCAGCTGAGTTAGGTGAAGATATCCAGCTGGCCAAAAGAGCCGGTCTGCTTCACGATATCGGTAAAGCACTGGATCACGAGATCGAAGGTTCTCACGTTGAGATCGGTGCGGAATTGGCGGCGAAGTACAAAGAAAACGCGACAGTCGTCAATGCGATCGCTTCTCACCATGGTGATGTCGAAGCAACTTCGATCATCTCAGTATTGGTAGCAGCGGCAGATGCTTTATCAGCAGCCCGCCCAGGAGCGCGTAGTGAATCATTAGAAAATTATATTCGTCGACTTGAAAATCTGGAAAATATCTCCAACAGTTTCGCCGGCGTCGAATCAAGCTTTGCGGTCCAAGCAGGGCGTGAAGTACGGGTAATGGTCAAACCGGAAGAGATTTCTGATTTAGAGGCTGTACGTTTGGTTCGTGATATCCGTAAGAAGATCGAAGACGAACTAGATTATCCTGGTCATATCAAAGTAACGGTCATTCGCGAGACTCGCGCTACCGATTACGCCAAATAA